The Humulus lupulus chromosome 4, drHumLupu1.1, whole genome shotgun sequence genome has a window encoding:
- the LOC133830461 gene encoding protein decapping 5-like codes for MASDSATSAGDSYIGSFISLISKYEIRYEGILYHLNVQDSTIGLKNVRSFGTEGRKKDGAEIPPSDKVYEYILFRGSDIKDLQVKSSPAAQTEEQIHNDPAIIQSHSAGMPVTSTPLAPMRKNSLTESTQWQDTPALTTRGHPGTLPPYQSATQLGQPELSPVAQTSIYQQGYNATSINTLSDPHHQVTNQSPSVVLDPLIVHQLIQSPEIQASATLGSANISEFRTPVSSSSLSTSVNPKFFPSPSPLQYSTFLDVSLPSPLPTLASLSSDSTFLTANALTMPSFTSSGQDLNVHGTQIVNNSASESEPQQPVLSVPYSASSSLVSNLGPLLTQSPILPIPNQSTVHGPHVLSSAQKVYSNQNEMAAGVPMPSNLSSSIHSPVTQTPLLPLPTATQQTVPFTEEFDFMAMNEKFKKDEVWGYLGKGKPTNKADGPEESVGSRHLEEAEGPGLVTNPKPAYKKDEFFDTISCNSLNHGRGAINGQSRFSERMKQDTETFGFQQRANLGYGGYGGGRGGQNFRDGRNWGRGYGYGYGYGYGYGYGYGYGYGYGYGGRGARGGHMPF; via the exons ATGGCGAGCGACTCGGCAACAAGTGCAGGGGATTCCTATATTGGGAGCTTCATAAGCTTAATTTCCAAGTACGAAATACGTTACGAGGGCATCCTCTATCACCTCAATGTCCAAGACTCGACCATTGGCCTAAAAAATG TTAGGTCATTTGGAACAGAGGGGCGCAAGAAGGATGGTGCCGAAATTCCGCCAAGTGACAAGGTTTATGAATACATACTGTTTAGAGGAAGTGATATCAAG GATTTGCAAGTTAAGTCCTCCCCTGCTGCTCAAACAGAAGAGCAGATTCACAATGATCCTGCCATCATCCAG TCACATTCTGCAGGGATGCCTGTTACTTCTACTCCGCTGGCACCAATGAGGAAGAACAGTTTGACAGAATCAACTCAGTGGCAGGATACCCCCGCTTTGACTACTAGAGGACACCCTGGAACTTTGCCTCCATATCAATCTGCTACCCAACTGGGTCAGCCCGAACTTTCCCCAGTGGCTCAAACATCAATATATCAGCAAGGATACAATGCAACATCCATTAATACTTTGAGTGATCCACATCACCAAGTTACTAATCAATCTCCATCAGTGGTGTTAGATCCCTTGATCGTGCACCAGTTGATACAATCCCCTGAAATTCAGGCATCTGCAACTTTGGGATCAGCCAATATATCAGAATTCAGGACCCCTGTATCTTCATCTTCCCTATCTACATCTGTAAATCCCAAGTTCTTCCCATCTCCATCTCCTCTACAATACTCTACTTTTCTTGATGTGTCACTGCCATCGCCCTTGCCCACACTTGCCTCTCTTTCATCTGATTCCACTTTTCTGACTGCTAATGCACTGACTATGCCTTCATTTACATCGTCTGGCCAAGACTTAAACGTACATGGAACTCAAATTGTTAATAACTCTGCTTCTGAATCAGAACCTCAGCAACCTGTCCTCTCTGTGCCATATTCTGCATCTTCTTCACTGGTATCAAATTTAGGTCCCTTGCTAACACAGTCTCCAATTTTGCCAATACCAAATCAATCGACAGTCCATGGACCTCATGTGCTTTCTTCTGCACAAAAAGTGTATTCTAATCAAAATGAAATGGCTGCTGGGGTACCTATGCCATCTAATTTGTCCTCCTCAATTCACTCTCCTGTTACTCAGACACCGTTATTGCCATTGCCAACTGCCACTCAACAg ACAGTGCCTTTCACTGAAGAGTTTGATTTTATGGCAATGAATGAGAAGTTTAAGAAGGACGAAGTGTGGGGATACCTTGGAAAGGGAAAACCAACGAATAAAGCAGATGGACCAGAGGAAAGTGTAGGCAGTCGTCACTTGGAAGAGGCAGAGGGTCCTGGCTTGGTAACTAACCCAAAA CCTGCATATAAAAAGGATGAGTTCTTTGACACAATTTCATGTAATTCACTCAATCACGGCCGTGGTGCAATAAATGGACAGAGTCGGTTTTCTGAGCGAATGAAGCAGGACACCGAG ACATTTGGATTTCAACAGAGAGCTAATCTAGGATACGGTGGCTATGGCGGTGGGCGTGGTGGCCAGAATTTCAGGGATGGACGTAACTGGGGTAGGGGCTATGGCTATGGCTATGGCTATGGCTATGGCTATGGCTATGGCTATGGTTATGGCTATGGTTATGGTTATGGTGGGCGAGGAGCCCGAGGAGGACACATGCCTTTCTAA